The following are encoded in a window of Kogia breviceps isolate mKogBre1 chromosome 12, mKogBre1 haplotype 1, whole genome shotgun sequence genomic DNA:
- the TTC38 gene encoding tetratricopeptide repeat protein 38 isoform X2, with protein MAATAPLRDCQAWKDAGLPLSTPSNEACRLFDATLTQYVKWTNDQSLGGIEGCLSKLRAADPNFALGHAIANGLILIGTGSSVRLDKELDLAVKTMVEISKAQPLTQRERLHVSAVETFAKGNLPKACELWEQILQDYPTDMLALKFSHDAYFYLGYQEQMRDSVARIYPFWTPDIPLSSYVKGMYSFGLMETNFYDRAEKLAKEGSDMLACHNYWHWALYLIEKGEYEAALTIYDDHILPSLQVSGAMLDVVDSCSMLFRLQMEGVSVGERWQDVLSVTRKHSRDHILLFNDVHFLMASLGAGDSRTTQELLTTLRDASESPGENWQHLLARDVGLPLCQALVEAQSGNPDGAVELLLPIRYRTVQIGGSNAQRDVFNQLLIHAALNCSSSTHKNVARSLLMERDALKPNSPLTARLLRRAAAVHLLQ; from the exons ATGGCCGCGACCGCGCCCCTGCGCGACTGCCAG GCTTGGAAGGATGCCGGGCTCCCTCTCTCAACCCCAAGCAACGAGGCCTGCAGGCTGTTTGATGCCACCCTGACCCAG TACGTAAAATGGACCAATGACCAGAGTCTTGGTGGCATTGAGGGGTGCCTGTCAAAGCTCAGAGCAGCAGATCCGAACTTCG CCCTGGGCCACGCCATCGCTAATGGCCTCATTCTGATTGGAACCGGAAGCTCCGTGAGGCTGGACAAAGAGCTGGACCTGGCCGTGAAGACGATGGTGGAGATTTCCAAAGCTCAGCCCCTGACACAGCGGGAACGGCTGCACGTGTCTGCAGTAGAGACCTTTGCCAAGGG GAACCTTCCAAAAGCCTGTGAGCTGTGGGAACAGATTCTCCAGGACTACCCGACAGACATGTTGGCCCTGAAATTTTCCCACGATGCCTATTTTTACCTGGGCTACCAGGAACAGATGAGAGATTCTGTGGCTCGAATTTATCCCTTCTGGACACCCGACATACCCCTTAGCAG cTACGTGAAAGGCATGTATTCTTTCGGACTGATGGAAACCAACTTCTACGATCGGGCAGAAAAGCTCGCCAAAGAG GGCTCTGATATGCTTGCTTGTCATAATTATTGGCACTGGGCTTTATATCTGATTGAAAAG GGCGAATACGAGGCCGCGTTGACCATTTATGATGACCAC ATCCTCCCAAGCCTGCAGGTCAGCGGGGCGATGCTGGACGTGGTGGACAGCTGCTCCATGCTCTTCCGGCTGCAGATGGAAG GGGTGTCTGTGGGTGAGCGGTGGCAAGATGTCCTGTCTGTGACCCGGAAGCACAGCCGAGACCACATCCTGCTCTTCAACGATGTGCACTTCCTGATGGCGTCCCTGGGCGCCGGGGACTCCCGGACCACGCAAGAGCTGCTGACCACCCTACGTGACGCCAGCGA GTCCCCGGGAGAGAACTGGCAGCACCTCCTGGCCCGCGACGTGGGGCTGCCCTTGTGCCAGGCCCTGGTGGAGGCCCAGAGCGGGAACCCCGACGGCGCCGTGGAGCTGCTCCTGCCCATCCGCTACCGGACTGTCCAGATCGGAGGCAGCAACGCCCAG AGAGACGTCTTCAACCAGTTACTGATTCACGCAGCCTTAAACTGCTCATCCAGCACCCACAAGAACGTGGCCCG GAGCCTTCTGATGGAGCGAGACGCCTTGAAGCCCAACTCCCCACTGACTGCGAGGCTCCTGCGCAGGGCGGCCGCCGTCCACCTCCTGCAGTGA
- the TTC38 gene encoding tetratricopeptide repeat protein 38 isoform X1, producing the protein MAATAPLRDCQAWKDAGLPLSTPSNEACRLFDATLTQYVKWTNDQSLGGIEGCLSKLRAADPNFALGHAIANGLILIGTGSSVRLDKELDLAVKTMVEISKAQPLTQRERLHVSAVETFAKGNLPKACELWEQILQDYPTDMLALKFSHDAYFYLGYQEQMRDSVARIYPFWTPDIPLSSYVKGMYSFGLMETNFYDRAEKLAKEALSVNPTDAWSVHTIAHIHEMKAEVQDGLEFMQRSETHWKGSDMLACHNYWHWALYLIEKGEYEAALTIYDDHILPSLQVSGAMLDVVDSCSMLFRLQMEGVSVGERWQDVLSVTRKHSRDHILLFNDVHFLMASLGAGDSRTTQELLTTLRDASESPGENWQHLLARDVGLPLCQALVEAQSGNPDGAVELLLPIRYRTVQIGGSNAQRDVFNQLLIHAALNCSSSTHKNVARSLLMERDALKPNSPLTARLLRRAAAVHLLQ; encoded by the exons ATGGCCGCGACCGCGCCCCTGCGCGACTGCCAG GCTTGGAAGGATGCCGGGCTCCCTCTCTCAACCCCAAGCAACGAGGCCTGCAGGCTGTTTGATGCCACCCTGACCCAG TACGTAAAATGGACCAATGACCAGAGTCTTGGTGGCATTGAGGGGTGCCTGTCAAAGCTCAGAGCAGCAGATCCGAACTTCG CCCTGGGCCACGCCATCGCTAATGGCCTCATTCTGATTGGAACCGGAAGCTCCGTGAGGCTGGACAAAGAGCTGGACCTGGCCGTGAAGACGATGGTGGAGATTTCCAAAGCTCAGCCCCTGACACAGCGGGAACGGCTGCACGTGTCTGCAGTAGAGACCTTTGCCAAGGG GAACCTTCCAAAAGCCTGTGAGCTGTGGGAACAGATTCTCCAGGACTACCCGACAGACATGTTGGCCCTGAAATTTTCCCACGATGCCTATTTTTACCTGGGCTACCAGGAACAGATGAGAGATTCTGTGGCTCGAATTTATCCCTTCTGGACACCCGACATACCCCTTAGCAG cTACGTGAAAGGCATGTATTCTTTCGGACTGATGGAAACCAACTTCTACGATCGGGCAGAAAAGCTCGCCAAAGAG GCTTTATCTGTGAACCCGACGGACGCGTGGTCGGTGCACACCATCGCCCATATTCATGAGATGAAAGCAGAGGTCCAGGATGGATTGGAGTTCATGCAGCGCTCAGAAACCCACTGGAAG GGCTCTGATATGCTTGCTTGTCATAATTATTGGCACTGGGCTTTATATCTGATTGAAAAG GGCGAATACGAGGCCGCGTTGACCATTTATGATGACCAC ATCCTCCCAAGCCTGCAGGTCAGCGGGGCGATGCTGGACGTGGTGGACAGCTGCTCCATGCTCTTCCGGCTGCAGATGGAAG GGGTGTCTGTGGGTGAGCGGTGGCAAGATGTCCTGTCTGTGACCCGGAAGCACAGCCGAGACCACATCCTGCTCTTCAACGATGTGCACTTCCTGATGGCGTCCCTGGGCGCCGGGGACTCCCGGACCACGCAAGAGCTGCTGACCACCCTACGTGACGCCAGCGA GTCCCCGGGAGAGAACTGGCAGCACCTCCTGGCCCGCGACGTGGGGCTGCCCTTGTGCCAGGCCCTGGTGGAGGCCCAGAGCGGGAACCCCGACGGCGCCGTGGAGCTGCTCCTGCCCATCCGCTACCGGACTGTCCAGATCGGAGGCAGCAACGCCCAG AGAGACGTCTTCAACCAGTTACTGATTCACGCAGCCTTAAACTGCTCATCCAGCACCCACAAGAACGTGGCCCG GAGCCTTCTGATGGAGCGAGACGCCTTGAAGCCCAACTCCCCACTGACTGCGAGGCTCCTGCGCAGGGCGGCCGCCGTCCACCTCCTGCAGTGA